The following are from one region of the Streptomyces changanensis genome:
- a CDS encoding metallopeptidase family protein: MLEMTREEFEELVAEALDRIPPELTRLMDNVAVFVEDEPSADDPDLLGLYEGTPLTDRGEWYAGVLPDRVTIYRGPTLRMCDSREDVVAETEITVVHEIAHHFGIDDARLHELGYG, translated from the coding sequence GTGCTGGAGATGACGCGCGAGGAGTTCGAGGAACTGGTGGCCGAGGCGCTCGACCGGATCCCCCCGGAACTCACCCGGCTGATGGACAACGTCGCCGTGTTCGTGGAGGACGAACCCTCCGCGGACGACCCCGACCTGCTCGGCCTGTACGAGGGGACGCCGCTCACCGACCGGGGCGAGTGGTACGCGGGCGTGCTGCCCGACCGGGTCACGATCTACCGGGGGCCGACCCTGCGGATGTGCGACTCCCGCGAGGACGTGGTCGCCGAGACGGAGATCACCGTCGTCCACGAGATCGCCCACCACTTCGGCATCGACGACGCGCGGCTGCACGAACTGGGGTACGGCTGA
- a CDS encoding M23 family metallopeptidase translates to MASNRPAPEAPFGAYDTTGQPVGQGFAGTAAPAADVEWNPTEDSVRPVRGRHRVVKQRGGLARSSTVLGVGVIAAVGAGGMATAQDKPRVAISLPDVGLPDASSLPGVGALIADDTTDAGAAAEAAADPQDVAAADLAPLATLSSASPGGQEAQGGSDAGEALRARILQQAEQQQAAADAESRAAAEKAAAEKAAAEAAAQQATAQAKAKAEAKAEQEKRERAEAAAAAKAEAERLAKLAASYALPTSSYTITSTYGQAGSMWSSGYHTGLDLAAPTGTPANAVHSGTVKSAGWSGAYGYRVVLELADGTEVWYCHLSSMTVSAGQSVGTGETIGRVGATGNVTGPHLHLEVHTPSGGGIDPLAWLRGKGLTV, encoded by the coding sequence GTGGCGTCCAACAGGCCTGCCCCCGAAGCCCCCTTCGGCGCGTACGACACCACCGGCCAGCCGGTCGGACAGGGCTTCGCCGGCACCGCCGCCCCCGCGGCCGACGTCGAGTGGAACCCCACCGAGGACTCCGTCCGTCCGGTCCGCGGCCGCCACCGCGTCGTCAAGCAGCGCGGCGGCCTCGCCCGCAGCTCCACCGTCCTCGGCGTCGGCGTCATCGCCGCCGTCGGCGCGGGCGGCATGGCCACCGCTCAGGACAAGCCCCGGGTCGCCATATCCCTCCCGGACGTCGGCCTCCCGGACGCTTCCTCGCTGCCCGGCGTCGGCGCCCTGATCGCCGACGACACCACGGACGCCGGCGCCGCCGCCGAGGCCGCCGCCGACCCGCAGGACGTCGCCGCCGCCGACCTCGCGCCCCTCGCCACGCTGTCGTCGGCCTCGCCCGGTGGCCAGGAGGCGCAGGGCGGTTCCGACGCGGGCGAGGCCCTGCGCGCCCGCATCCTCCAGCAGGCCGAGCAGCAGCAGGCGGCCGCCGACGCCGAATCCCGGGCCGCCGCGGAGAAGGCGGCCGCCGAGAAGGCCGCCGCCGAGGCCGCCGCCCAGCAGGCCACCGCCCAGGCCAAGGCGAAGGCCGAGGCGAAGGCCGAGCAGGAGAAGCGCGAGCGCGCCGAGGCCGCGGCCGCCGCCAAGGCGGAGGCCGAGCGCCTGGCCAAGCTCGCCGCGAGCTACGCCCTGCCGACCTCCTCGTACACGATCACCTCGACGTACGGCCAGGCCGGCTCCATGTGGTCCTCCGGCTACCACACGGGCCTCGACCTGGCCGCCCCCACGGGCACCCCGGCCAACGCCGTCCACAGCGGCACCGTGAAGTCGGCCGGCTGGTCCGGCGCGTACGGCTACCGGGTCGTCCTGGAGCTCGCGGACGGTACGGAGGTCTGGTACTGCCACCTCTCCTCGATGACCGTCAGCGCCGGGCAGAGCGTCGGCACCGGCGAGACCATCGGCCGCGTCGGCGCCACGGGCAACGTCACCGGGCCGCACCTGCACCTGGAGGTCCACACGCCCTCCGGCGGCGGCATCGACCCGCTGGCCTGGCTCCGCGGCAAGGGCCTCACCGTCTGA
- the lhgO gene encoding L-2-hydroxyglutarate oxidase, translating into MFDCDILVIGGGIIGASTAYALSRAAPGTRVVVLEKEAGPARHQTGRNSGVIHSGIYYRPGSLKARYAARGAAEMVKFCAEYGLPHEVTGKLIVATDRSELPRLHALVQRGRENGIPVRELGPAQISEFEPQVRGIAAIHVGTTGVCDYGAVTAQLAEASGAELRYGARVTAVDRRPWGVAVRTADGSVVRARALVNCAGLHCDAVARLAGDEPGVRIVPFRGEYYELTRPGLVRGLVYPVPDPAFPFLGVHLTRGVDGGVHVGPNAVPAAAREGYRRRQVDPRDLAGTLAWPGSWRIARRHWRYGAGELRRSLSKRAFTDAVRRLLPAVDAADLRPAPAGVRAQAVLRDGTLVDDFLIRRGPRTVHVLNAPSPAATASLPIGREVARRALALVEG; encoded by the coding sequence ATGTTCGACTGCGACATCCTGGTGATCGGCGGCGGGATCATCGGGGCGTCGACGGCGTACGCGCTCTCGCGGGCCGCTCCCGGGACGCGGGTGGTCGTCCTGGAGAAGGAGGCGGGCCCCGCCCGTCACCAGACGGGCCGCAACAGCGGCGTGATCCACAGCGGGATCTACTACCGTCCCGGTTCGCTGAAAGCGCGGTACGCGGCGCGCGGCGCGGCCGAGATGGTGAAGTTCTGCGCCGAGTACGGGCTGCCGCACGAGGTGACCGGCAAGCTGATCGTCGCCACCGACCGCTCCGAGCTGCCCCGGCTGCACGCGCTCGTCCAGCGCGGCCGGGAGAACGGCATCCCCGTGCGCGAGCTGGGCCCGGCGCAGATCAGCGAGTTCGAGCCGCAGGTGCGGGGCATCGCCGCGATCCACGTCGGCACCACGGGCGTCTGCGACTACGGGGCGGTGACGGCGCAGCTCGCCGAGGCGTCCGGCGCCGAGCTGCGGTACGGGGCGCGGGTCACGGCCGTCGACCGCCGCCCCTGGGGGGTGGCCGTGCGGACGGCGGACGGGAGCGTGGTGCGGGCGCGGGCGCTGGTGAACTGCGCGGGACTGCACTGCGACGCGGTGGCGCGGCTCGCGGGGGACGAGCCGGGCGTGCGGATCGTGCCGTTCCGCGGCGAGTACTACGAGCTGACCCGGCCCGGTCTGGTGCGGGGCCTGGTCTATCCCGTGCCGGACCCGGCGTTCCCGTTCCTCGGCGTGCACCTGACGCGCGGGGTCGACGGCGGCGTGCACGTCGGCCCGAACGCCGTGCCCGCGGCCGCCCGCGAGGGCTACCGGCGGCGGCAGGTGGACCCGCGGGACCTGGCCGGGACGCTGGCCTGGCCCGGCTCGTGGCGGATCGCCCGGCGCCACTGGCGGTACGGGGCGGGGGAGCTGCGCAGGTCCCTGTCGAAGCGGGCGTTCACGGACGCCGTGCGGCGGCTGCTGCCCGCCGTGGACGCCGCGGACCTGCGGCCGGCGCCGGCGGGGGTGCGGGCCCAGGCGGTGCTGCGGGACGGCACGCTCGTCGACGACTTCCTCATCCGGCGCGGCCCCCGCACGGTCCACGTGCTGAACGCCCCGTCGCCCGCGGCGACGGCGTCCCTGCCGATCGGGCGGGAGGTCGCCCGGCGGGCGCTGGCGCTCGTCGAGGGGTAG
- a CDS encoding PP2C family protein-serine/threonine phosphatase, whose amino-acid sequence MGQRAEYGEGGDERAGDDARDGAAGRGGRGAPVPHGGGAGPVPHGHGRAERDRVEAGQVESGRAETGGVVRRIVRGLPGLLLVGGVAYDIATPPPFTGVPFFVAAPLIAAPLYTRRATLVVALCAVLAVIAPHLVEKPFPRVPTLTELLTVVTVGGLALLINRLVRRSGERLASARVIAETAQRAVLPVPAERIGGLRVAARYEAAQADASIGGDLFAVQDTPYGVRLVVGDVRGKGLGAVEAVAIVIGAFREAAEQESSLEAVAQRLERALAREGTRRDGLDAVEGFTTAVLAEVPRGDGTVRVVNRGHPEPLLLGADGRVAVLEPPEPALPLGMGELGTWPDRAYTAPFPPGATLLFHTDGLTEARDAAGMFYDPAAWLEGRTFPAPGELLDGLVDDVRRYTGGGADDDMALLAVARPDGHAP is encoded by the coding sequence GTGGGGCAGCGAGCGGAGTACGGCGAGGGCGGCGACGAGCGGGCCGGTGACGACGCGCGCGACGGCGCCGCCGGCCGGGGTGGCCGCGGTGCCCCGGTGCCCCACGGCGGCGGTGCCGGCCCGGTGCCCCACGGCCACGGCCGTGCCGAGCGGGATCGGGTCGAGGCCGGTCAGGTCGAGTCAGGTCGGGCCGAGACCGGTGGGGTGGTCCGGCGGATCGTGCGGGGGCTTCCCGGGCTGCTGCTCGTCGGGGGCGTGGCGTACGACATCGCGACCCCGCCGCCCTTCACGGGCGTCCCCTTCTTCGTCGCCGCGCCGCTCATCGCCGCACCCCTCTACACCCGGCGCGCGACCCTCGTCGTCGCGCTGTGCGCCGTCCTGGCCGTGATCGCGCCGCACCTGGTCGAGAAGCCCTTCCCCCGGGTTCCCACGCTGACCGAGCTGCTGACCGTGGTCACCGTCGGCGGGCTCGCCCTGCTCATCAACCGGCTCGTACGGCGCAGCGGCGAGCGGCTCGCCTCGGCGCGGGTGATCGCGGAGACGGCGCAGCGGGCGGTGCTGCCGGTGCCCGCCGAACGCATCGGCGGACTGCGGGTGGCCGCGCGTTACGAGGCCGCGCAGGCCGACGCGTCCATCGGCGGGGACCTGTTCGCCGTGCAGGACACCCCGTACGGGGTCCGGCTCGTCGTGGGGGACGTGCGGGGCAAGGGCCTGGGCGCGGTGGAGGCCGTGGCGATCGTCATCGGGGCGTTCCGCGAGGCCGCCGAGCAGGAGAGCTCGCTGGAGGCGGTGGCGCAGCGGCTGGAGCGGGCGCTCGCCCGGGAGGGGACCCGGCGGGACGGCCTGGACGCGGTGGAGGGGTTCACGACGGCGGTGCTCGCCGAGGTCCCGCGCGGCGACGGGACGGTACGGGTGGTGAACCGGGGCCACCCCGAACCGCTGCTGTTGGGTGCGGACGGCCGCGTGGCCGTGCTGGAGCCGCCGGAGCCGGCGCTGCCGCTGGGCATGGGGGAGCTGGGCACCTGGCCGGACCGCGCGTACACGGCGCCGTTCCCGCCGGGGGCGACACTGCTCTTCCACACGGACGGCCTCACCGAGGCGCGGGACGCGGCGGGCATGTTCTACGACCCGGCCGCCTGGCTGGAGGGGCGGACCTTCCCGGCGCCGGGGGAGCTGCTGGACGGGCTGGTCGACGACGTGCGGCGGTACACGGGCGGCGGGGCGGACGACGACATGGCACTGCTCGCGGTCGCCCGCCCCGACGGGCACGCTCCGTGA
- the trmB gene encoding tRNA (guanosine(46)-N7)-methyltransferase TrmB: protein MSEKTASSTPPTPPAPETPQVPAPARRGSRMFADGSGPAPDPAGSHFERRIRSFQPRRSRVTTGQADALRRLWPAWGLDIDGQRVLDLDELFGGLPVVLEIGFGMGEATARMAAADPSTGILAVDVHTPGQGNLLGLAERQGLTNVRVANGDAIILLREMLPPAALAGVRVYFPDPWPKKRHHKRRLIQPEFLSLLAPRMAPGAVLHCATDWEPYAEQMLEVLTAHPDFENTAPDGGYAPRPDFRPLTRFEGQGLDKGHVVHDLLFARVPTARPA from the coding sequence GTGTCCGAGAAGACCGCGTCGAGCACGCCCCCCACGCCCCCCGCCCCCGAGACCCCGCAGGTGCCCGCCCCGGCGCGCCGCGGCAGCCGAATGTTCGCCGACGGCAGCGGGCCCGCCCCCGACCCGGCCGGGTCGCACTTCGAGCGGCGCATCCGCAGCTTCCAGCCCCGCCGCAGCCGCGTCACCACCGGTCAGGCCGACGCGCTGCGCCGCCTGTGGCCCGCCTGGGGCCTGGACATCGACGGTCAGCGCGTCCTGGACCTGGACGAGCTGTTCGGCGGCCTCCCCGTGGTGCTGGAGATCGGCTTCGGCATGGGCGAGGCGACCGCCCGGATGGCCGCCGCCGACCCGTCGACCGGCATCCTCGCCGTGGACGTCCACACGCCCGGCCAGGGCAACCTCCTCGGCCTCGCCGAGCGGCAGGGGCTGACGAACGTCCGCGTCGCCAACGGCGACGCGATCATCCTGCTGCGCGAGATGCTGCCGCCCGCCGCGCTCGCCGGCGTCCGCGTGTACTTCCCGGACCCGTGGCCGAAGAAGCGCCACCACAAGCGGCGGCTGATCCAGCCGGAGTTCCTGAGCCTCCTCGCGCCCCGCATGGCGCCCGGTGCCGTGCTGCACTGCGCGACGGACTGGGAGCCGTACGCGGAGCAGATGCTGGAGGTGCTCACCGCCCACCCCGACTTCGAGAACACCGCCCCCGACGGCGGGTACGCGCCCCGGCCCGACTTCCGGCCGCTGACCCGGTTCGAGGGGCAGGGCCTGGACAAGGGCCACGTCGTGCACGACCTCCTCTTCGCCCGCGTCCCGACCGCCCGCCCGGCCTGA
- a CDS encoding DEAD/DEAH box helicase, with product MSISSTDTVLSTTENPTADTAVNDEQLVAADAEGTVEETAEETAVAVADETVADEPTITFADLGLPEGVVRKLAQNGVTTPFPIQAATIPDALAGKDILGRGRTGSGKTLSFGLPLLATLAGGHTDKKKPRGVILTPTRELAMQVADALQPYGDVLGLKMKVVCGGTSMGNQIYALERGVDILVATPGRLRDIINRGACSLEAVQVAVLDEADQMADLGFLPEVTELLDQVPAGGQRLLFSATMENEIATLVKRYLTDPVVHEVDSAQGNVTTMTHHVLVVKPKDKAPVTAAIAARKGRTIIFVRTQLGADRIAEQLQDTGVKADALHGGMTQGARTRVLEDFKKGYVNALVATDVAARGIHVDGIDLVLNVDPAGDHKDYLHRSGRTARAGKSGVVVSLALPHQRRQIFRLMEDAGVDATRHIVGGAGAFDPEVAEITGARSLTEVQADSANNAAKQAEREAADLAQQLERMQRRAAELREEADRLVARAARERGEDPEAAVAEVTEAAEAEVQAAVAAVPAQPERDSRDDRSSSYERRDRRDERGNFERRDREDRGGYRRDDRRDNDRGGFRRDNDRPSGGFRRDNDRRDDRGGFNRDRDDRGGRSFERRDNDRGGFRRDNDRPASGGFRRDNDRPASGGFRRDNDRPASGGFRRDNDRPASGGFRRDNDRPAGGFRRDDRRDDRPTGGHRGSDRPFNRDRRDDRPAGGGFRSGGHERPYGRRDDHRGGSNTGSGSGSSFGRRDDKPRWKRNG from the coding sequence ATGTCCATTTCCAGCACTGACACCGTTCTGTCCACGACCGAGAACCCCACCGCCGACACCGCGGTGAACGACGAGCAGCTCGTCGCCGCCGACGCGGAGGGCACGGTCGAGGAGACCGCCGAGGAGACCGCCGTGGCGGTCGCCGACGAGACGGTCGCCGACGAGCCCACCATCACCTTCGCCGACCTCGGCCTCCCCGAGGGCGTCGTCCGCAAGCTCGCCCAGAACGGCGTGACCACCCCCTTCCCGATCCAGGCCGCGACCATCCCGGACGCCCTGGCCGGCAAGGACATCCTCGGCCGCGGCCGCACCGGCTCCGGCAAGACCCTCTCCTTCGGTCTGCCGCTGCTCGCCACGCTGGCCGGCGGCCACACCGACAAGAAGAAGCCCCGCGGCGTCATCCTCACCCCGACCCGTGAGCTCGCCATGCAGGTCGCGGACGCCCTCCAGCCGTACGGCGACGTCCTCGGCCTCAAGATGAAGGTCGTCTGCGGCGGTACGTCGATGGGCAACCAGATCTACGCCCTGGAGCGCGGCGTCGACATCCTCGTCGCCACCCCGGGCCGGCTGCGCGACATCATCAACCGCGGCGCCTGCTCGCTGGAGGCCGTCCAGGTCGCCGTCCTCGACGAGGCCGACCAGATGGCGGACCTGGGCTTCCTGCCCGAGGTCACCGAGCTGCTCGACCAGGTGCCGGCCGGCGGCCAGCGCCTGCTCTTCTCCGCCACGATGGAGAACGAGATCGCGACGCTGGTCAAGCGCTACCTGACCGACCCGGTCGTCCACGAGGTCGACAGCGCCCAGGGCAACGTCACCACCATGACCCACCACGTCCTGGTCGTGAAGCCCAAGGACAAGGCGCCGGTCACCGCCGCGATCGCCGCCCGCAAGGGCCGCACCATCATCTTCGTCCGCACCCAGCTGGGCGCGGACCGCATCGCCGAGCAGCTGCAGGACACCGGCGTCAAGGCCGACGCGCTGCACGGCGGCATGACCCAGGGCGCCCGTACGCGGGTCCTGGAAGACTTCAAGAAGGGCTACGTCAACGCCCTCGTCGCCACCGACGTCGCCGCCCGCGGCATCCACGTCGACGGCATCGACCTGGTCCTGAACGTCGACCCGGCCGGCGACCACAAGGACTACCTGCACCGTTCGGGCCGTACCGCCCGTGCGGGCAAGTCCGGCGTCGTCGTCTCGCTGGCCCTGCCGCACCAGCGCCGCCAGATCTTCCGCCTCATGGAGGACGCGGGCGTCGACGCCACGCGCCACATCGTGGGCGGCGCCGGGGCGTTCGACCCGGAGGTCGCCGAGATCACCGGTGCCCGGTCCCTGACCGAGGTGCAGGCCGACTCCGCGAACAACGCCGCCAAGCAGGCCGAGCGCGAGGCGGCCGACCTCGCCCAGCAGCTGGAGCGCATGCAGCGCCGCGCCGCCGAGCTCCGCGAGGAGGCCGACCGTCTGGTCGCCCGCGCCGCGCGCGAGCGGGGCGAGGACCCGGAGGCCGCCGTCGCCGAGGTGACCGAGGCCGCCGAGGCCGAGGTGCAGGCCGCCGTCGCCGCCGTACCGGCCCAGCCCGAGCGGGACTCCCGCGACGACCGCTCGTCCTCGTACGAGCGCCGGGACCGCCGCGACGAGCGGGGCAACTTCGAGCGCCGCGACCGCGAGGACCGGGGTGGCTACCGCCGCGACGACCGCCGGGACAACGACCGTGGCGGGTTCCGCCGCGACAACGACCGCCCGTCGGGTGGCTTCCGCCGCGACAACGACCGCCGCGACGACCGGGGCGGCTTCAACCGCGACCGTGACGACCGCGGTGGCCGCTCCTTCGAGCGCCGGGACAACGACCGCGGCGGTTTCCGTCGGGACAACGACCGTCCGGCCTCGGGTGGTTTCCGCCGGGACAACGACCGTCCGGCGTCCGGTGGCTTCCGCCGTGACAACGACCGTCCGGCCTCGGGTGGTTTCCGCCGTGACAACGACCGTCCGGCGTCCGGTGGCTTCCGTCGTGACAACGACCGCCCGGCCGGTGGCTTCCGCCGCGACGACCGTCGTGACGACCGCCCCACCGGCGGTCACCGCGGCAGCGACCGTCCGTTCAACCGCGACCGTCGGGACGACCGCCCCGCGGGCGGCGGCTTCCGCTCCGGCGGCCACGAGCGCCCGTACGGTCGCCGTGACGACCACCGCGGCGGCTCGAACACCGGCTCCGGCTCCGGCTCCTCCTTCGGGCGCCGCGACGACAAGCCCCGCTGGAAGCGCAACGGCTGA
- a CDS encoding asparagine synthase-related protein — MRWLVGWSSIAASFGTVGAVTASDDTATMQPVGGHLLWGDPDPLWAVGDWRPDEVRVVSVAPDTRLAVLGCCAATDEELKVGLFAARGGALRHLTAWPGSYTAVVQTGRRITIAADLAGARPVFHTPWANGTAYATAALPLADLIEAQLDIGHLAALLACPETPEALRDSTPYAGVRRVPPGHALVLREGSREITGYEPVASLAVAAPQLDPDHAVEAVRDALVEAVRARLTAPRHAPATPPPDPGPVPGMGPADRRAARGHAPAPGIGADLSGGSASSTLALLAAGLPGVPGTITGHGGAGAGERLLAVTFNDLTAGAREPGHTAELERAHALAENPRLHHVVVAADDEALPYADLDIPLTDEPGPALVTAARHRRRLAAGSADHLTGHGARQVLDAHPARLADLLMDRRRRHLLRPVTALARASGPTAGSLLVPITVYRAARRLARTPYRAGLEAAAGRLLEANRALATGDGNPEGPLDASLAALTWTRPGPAARWLTGEALAEVSVRLHQAATRPTSVQRPGEARARAALARHAADHRVLEQAAEVRSQRLHAPFFDNQVVRACRDLPESLRVRPGARADVLRAVLAGTGIHDLPPGWGAPTHAPSQAAVRAGLRVALPQLLALFEAPLLADAGLIEARVVRTALRAAADGEPVPLDGIADLVSTELWLHRLVARRGTCWSGTAAPRRRAVAAGVPSRPTLRS; from the coding sequence ATGCGCTGGCTGGTGGGGTGGAGCAGTATCGCCGCGAGCTTCGGCACGGTCGGCGCCGTCACCGCCTCCGACGACACCGCCACCATGCAACCCGTCGGCGGCCACCTCCTCTGGGGCGACCCCGACCCCCTCTGGGCCGTCGGCGACTGGCGCCCCGACGAAGTGCGCGTCGTCAGCGTCGCCCCCGACACCCGCCTAGCCGTCCTCGGCTGCTGCGCCGCCACCGACGAGGAACTCAAGGTCGGCCTCTTCGCCGCCCGCGGCGGCGCCCTGCGCCACCTCACCGCCTGGCCCGGCAGCTACACCGCCGTCGTCCAGACCGGCCGCCGCATCACCATCGCCGCCGACCTCGCCGGCGCCCGCCCCGTCTTCCACACCCCCTGGGCCAACGGCACCGCCTACGCCACCGCCGCACTCCCCCTCGCCGACCTCATCGAGGCCCAACTCGACATCGGCCACCTCGCCGCGCTCCTCGCCTGCCCCGAAACCCCCGAAGCGCTCCGCGACTCCACCCCCTACGCCGGCGTCAGACGCGTCCCCCCCGGCCACGCCCTCGTCCTGCGCGAGGGCTCCCGCGAGATCACCGGCTACGAACCCGTCGCCTCCCTCGCCGTCGCCGCGCCCCAACTCGACCCCGACCACGCCGTCGAAGCCGTCCGCGACGCCCTCGTCGAAGCCGTCCGCGCCCGCCTCACCGCCCCCCGCCACGCCCCCGCCACCCCACCGCCCGACCCCGGACCCGTCCCCGGCATGGGCCCCGCCGACCGCCGCGCCGCCCGCGGCCACGCCCCCGCCCCCGGCATCGGCGCCGACCTCTCCGGCGGCAGCGCCTCCAGCACCCTCGCCCTCCTCGCCGCGGGCCTCCCCGGCGTCCCCGGCACCATCACCGGCCACGGCGGCGCCGGCGCCGGCGAACGCCTCCTCGCCGTCACCTTCAACGACCTCACCGCCGGCGCCCGCGAACCCGGCCACACCGCCGAACTCGAACGCGCCCACGCCCTCGCCGAGAACCCCCGCCTCCACCACGTCGTCGTCGCCGCCGACGACGAAGCCCTCCCCTACGCCGACCTCGACATCCCCCTCACCGACGAACCCGGCCCCGCCCTCGTCACCGCGGCCCGCCACCGCCGCCGCCTCGCCGCGGGTAGCGCCGACCACCTCACCGGCCACGGCGCCCGCCAGGTCCTCGACGCCCACCCGGCCCGCCTCGCCGACCTCCTCATGGACCGCAGACGCCGCCACCTGCTGCGCCCCGTCACCGCCCTCGCCCGCGCCAGCGGTCCCACCGCCGGCTCCCTCCTCGTCCCCATCACCGTCTACCGGGCCGCCCGCAGACTCGCCCGCACCCCCTACCGCGCCGGACTCGAAGCCGCCGCAGGCCGCCTCCTCGAAGCCAACCGCGCCCTCGCCACCGGCGACGGCAACCCCGAGGGCCCCCTCGACGCCTCCCTCGCCGCCCTCACCTGGACCCGGCCCGGCCCGGCCGCCCGCTGGCTCACCGGCGAGGCGCTCGCAGAAGTATCGGTTCGCCTCCACCAGGCAGCGACCCGCCCCACCTCCGTCCAACGCCCCGGCGAGGCCCGCGCCCGCGCCGCCCTCGCCCGCCACGCCGCCGACCACCGCGTCCTCGAACAGGCCGCCGAGGTCCGCAGCCAACGCCTGCACGCCCCGTTCTTCGACAACCAGGTCGTCCGCGCCTGCCGCGACCTCCCCGAATCCCTGCGCGTACGCCCCGGCGCCCGCGCCGACGTCCTGCGCGCCGTCCTCGCCGGCACCGGCATCCACGACCTGCCACCCGGCTGGGGCGCCCCCACCCACGCCCCGTCCCAGGCCGCGGTACGCGCCGGGCTCCGCGTCGCCCTCCCGCAGCTCCTCGCCCTCTTCGAGGCCCCGCTCCTCGCCGACGCCGGGCTCATCGAGGCCCGGGTCGTCCGCACCGCCCTGCGCGCCGCCGCCGACGGCGAACCCGTCCCCCTCGACGGCATCGCCGACCTGGTCTCCACCGAGCTGTGGCTCCACCGCCTCGTCGCCCGCCGCGGCACCTGCTGGTCCGGCACCGCCGCGCCCCGCCGCCGCGCGGTCGCCGCGGGCGTGCCGTCCCGCCCGACCCTCCGCTCGTAA
- a CDS encoding PrsW family intramembrane metalloprotease, which translates to MSQTPAHRPAPPHTRPAGPAQPAIPTYHPRPSFDAVPDRARWRYKPRRAFWRSRAVRASAVILVLALCALVILALVREQTGTTGFLVGLGLALLPVPLLMAAFRWLDRVEPGPWRNLLFSFAWGAFAAALVAIVANTFATRWIATATADPTSADTLGATVVAPVVEESAKAAAILLVFLFRRRDFTGLVDGVVIAGFTATGFAFTENILYLGSAFGEDQEFGTSGIGSVTAATFFVRVVMSPFAHPLFTVLTGIGFGIAAMTARRRRMARVVLPVLGLALAMGVHALWNGSTTFGPWGFVAVYGAFMLPALGLLTWLAVWTRQRELRTIAAELPAYAAAGWLTADEPLALSSMRARSLARDYAARAYGPAAARSVGEYEAFATTLAFLRHRARRGAADRDFTAREQELLHHMWQRKATAGPALTFAARATGRVWTPPPHRDYAGYNPYRY; encoded by the coding sequence GTGTCCCAGACGCCCGCGCACCGCCCCGCACCGCCGCACACCCGGCCGGCCGGCCCCGCCCAGCCGGCCATCCCGACGTACCACCCACGGCCGTCCTTCGACGCCGTACCGGACCGGGCGCGCTGGCGGTACAAGCCCCGGCGCGCGTTCTGGCGCAGCAGGGCGGTGCGCGCCTCCGCCGTGATCCTCGTGCTCGCCCTGTGCGCCCTGGTGATCCTGGCCCTGGTGCGCGAGCAGACGGGCACGACGGGCTTCCTGGTGGGCCTCGGGCTGGCGCTGCTGCCGGTTCCGCTGCTGATGGCGGCGTTCCGCTGGCTGGACCGGGTGGAGCCGGGTCCGTGGAGGAACCTGCTGTTCTCGTTCGCCTGGGGGGCGTTCGCCGCGGCCCTCGTCGCGATCGTCGCCAACACCTTCGCGACCCGGTGGATAGCCACCGCGACCGCCGACCCGACATCGGCCGACACGCTCGGTGCGACCGTCGTCGCCCCCGTCGTGGAGGAGAGCGCCAAGGCCGCCGCGATCCTGCTGGTCTTCCTCTTCCGCAGACGTGACTTCACGGGCCTGGTCGACGGGGTGGTGATCGCCGGGTTCACGGCGACCGGCTTCGCCTTCACGGAGAACATCCTCTACCTGGGCAGCGCCTTCGGCGAGGACCAGGAGTTCGGCACCTCCGGCATCGGGTCGGTGACGGCGGCGACGTTCTTCGTACGGGTGGTGATGTCGCCGTTCGCGCATCCGCTGTTCACGGTGCTGACCGGCATCGGGTTCGGGATCGCCGCGATGACGGCCCGCCGCCGCAGAATGGCGCGGGTGGTGCTGCCGGTGCTGGGGCTGGCCCTGGCGATGGGCGTGCACGCGCTGTGGAACGGCTCGACGACGTTCGGCCCGTGGGGGTTCGTCGCCGTGTACGGGGCGTTCATGCTGCCGGCGCTCGGGCTGCTGACGTGGCTCGCGGTCTGGACCCGCCAGCGGGAGCTGCGCACCATAGCCGCCGAGCTGCCGGCGTACGCGGCGGCCGGCTGGCTCACCGCGGACGAGCCGCTCGCGCTGTCCTCGATGCGGGCGCGGTCCCTGGCGCGGGACTACGCGGCCCGCGCGTACGGCCCGGCGGCGGCCCGGTCGGTGGGCGAGTACGAGGCGTTCGCGACGACGCTGGCGTTCCTGCGCCACCGGGCGCGGCGGGGCGCGGCGGACCGGGACTTCACCGCGCGCGAGCAGGAGCTGCTGCACCACATGTGGCAGCGGAAGGCGACGGCCGGCCCGGCGCTGACGTTCGCCGCCCGCGCGACCGGCCGCGTGTGGACCCCGCCGCCGCACCGCGACTACGCGGGGTACAACCCGTACCGGTACTGA